GTTTTGAGAAAATCTTAGACACGTGCACCCGTATTTGTTTAATTTGCTGATGTGAATATACCTAGATCTCACATATCTAGAAAGTGAGAATATGggattttaaaatatgaaaaaataaatatccgaATAAgttaaagaaaattcaacatttACTATAGATacataaaagataattttaatcttatatatacaacataattttttgaCGTAAGAGATTCGGATGAATTCCCTTTATCTCTCTCTACCCATGTTAACCTAGATATGTGCAAGTGTGCAGCACTTTTGATGAGTTAGTATAACTCCTATATGTGTATTAAAGAGTGTTATATAGTCCAATAAAAACAGAAAATTGCATCATTAAAGATTGTGGTGAGATAGTAAATaccctttttattattattgagatcGGAAATGAAACCGTCTTTGGCATAGGAAAAGGCTTACCTCCAAAATTGAATTTTCATCGTAAATTTAAGTTAATTGAATCCTAAGCAAATATCGAATAGcaagttaaaataaaatatatctttaTATTGCAAGGGAAAGTCATGATCATCATGACATGATGTAAGAAAGTATACAAAACTAGTCATAAGGAGAGAAAGGAATAAGTGCATATATCACCAATCCTTTCATTTTcaaacaaaattatatatttgtcCTCTTGCTTCACGTAGGAAACATAATGCTATAAATCAAACATTAACACAACAATAAACCATTATTCTGGCCATAAGCCTAATACATAAAACACTCAATCAATTAAGTAGCTTACAAACACATACAAGATTTAGTGGGGAAAAAACCCAACAAAGAACTAGATAATCAGGACAGGATTAATTGTCATAATCATCTACCTTGCCTTTGAGATAATTGTCTTCTTTTAACTAGTATAATTAAATTCCTAGAGCCCATCAAGAGACTCAAATGCCAAAGAATATAGAAGTTGCCCTTAATTAACCACTGCATCATGAAGAACATCCCAATAATTACCTTGTACCATGGAGCTAATCAAGATTAATCTTCATGAAGGACAATATATagtcctcccccccccccctacaAGCACCATCACCAAAACCATCTTTTGCAACCACCCTTTTATTAAGATCTTCATCTGACGCTCTCACTCTTTTTTGTTTACTCAGTagttcttcctcttcttccatCGAACGAAAATTACGATAAATAAAGAAAACTCCACCTAGAGGGTACTTTGAATAAACTTATAAGGATAGAAAATTAGTGATGTTCATGAAGGCAAATATAAAGAGTGAATTGAAGGTGACTTAAGTAGGGAGAATGTGATCTCATTTAGgtaaagaaagaacaaaaatgAAAGTAAAAATTGGAGGGGTGGGTTGGCAAGCTTAGAATCCTATAAGGGATATGCCATTAGTATACCTCTTACATCACCAAAAGAATGTTTTCTTTTAATGGCCTCATATTCCTTTCCCACCCTTGAGTTTTTTATATTGTCTTGCTTTACATTTTTGTACCTAGTACTATTTatttcttcatatatatataaactatttattataatattggAGGATGAAATCATCATTCACATGGTAGAATTTTAGAAGACCATTTATTTGTCATGAACTTTTTTTAAAGCAAAAATGATTCATATATACTAAGATTTTCCAAAACTACATATGACATGCACTCTTAAGTACTAAAAAATACTATCATATGGACCGTGGTGggataaatataataaattcaccAATCACTCTTAATCAGAGTATTTCGAGTTCAGAATgtgagaatgaagaaattcttgaaaGATACTGTTTCTCGCTTCAATAGACTGATCCTATCGGCTATCTGACTTAAATCAAGATTTGGCAATCAATTAATTTCGCAGACCACGTGGCTAATCTGAACGTATATAGAATTTAAAAGACTTTTTGGGGTGACACAATTGTACTATCATTCGTTAGTACTCTactgtttatttttttatggaCCTTTGAAacttgtacatatatatatatatatatatcatacacTTTAGTTTGATTGCGTAATGCTCTTTATATAGTGAGAGTCTTGATTTTTGATGATTCATATAGTACATATGGCCAATGGTTAATAGgtcaatatattatttttttgtttataaaatcaaattgtgtttattataaaaatttacTTCTTTACGTATTGAGAAAATCCTAGACACATCCATACTTGTTAGTTTGATGACCTTTTTTGTGTGTGGTGTAGTTTCCCATTCGATATCTGTATTCACACATTGCAATACCTATTTTTAAGTGCAGATTTCcaatatgatttttttccatTTCTAGGGGCTCGAAGTAAACATATCTAGATCTCATATACTGGTGGGTTTttccctttccttttttttttaaagaaaaaattccTCTTAATAATATCTCTTGATAAACTActtttttattaatgaatttttttcttgttttattaattaacttaaaGATATATATAAGAAAGATAAGTATAGCATATATAGATACACTCATAGTGTCGGAGACAGAATTTTCATCAGAAAACTCATCATATATTAtgcatatataaaaaataataatttatatatacgaTTTAGTTTCCGGCAAAAAGTAAGTGAAGAAATACAAAATCCTTAGGTTTTGCAAGATTGATAACTTAATTATATAACTCAAGTTTGTGTAAGGCTTAATAATGAAAGCTTTTGGAGCATTACTTAGAGAATAATACCTAGAAGCCAAAAAAACAAAGCAATCAAATATTCCCACAGTACAATAGTTTATACTTATgttaatattttatgtattccTGTCTTCCAACATGTactatttttcttgttttgttcaCTCAAAtgtcttttttttaattcatataattgtTTTTGGTTTTTGCTTTGTACTTGTGGCTAAATCTTGACATCAATAGCCAGCATATAATTTTCAGCACATTCAATGGCATATTCAGTACACATTTCTGGAATCTtttgtttccattttttttaagaattatattttcatattaagaGGTATGATTTCTTTATTAATGCCACATACTGGGAAAATATATTATGCATATACCTTAAATTTTACTTTTTGCACCCACGTATATTAAATCTTGAACACTCTTAGAAAAGTTCCTAACTTTGGCACAGTATCACGTTAGGGGCGGCGTTACTACGTATGTTAAAGATGGTCAATTGACCACCCTTTTTCGAAAAATTATACTCCTATGTATATAGATCAAATATTGTTCTTACACACACTCACATATTAATCTTGAACACTATTGAACATCCTTAGCGAAATTTTTGTCTTTGCCACTGTGTTGTTTActatacatataaaataatatcacaATTTTGTTAGTCTGTAGTTTCTCAAAGTAATATTTCTCAACTACTCAAAGAAGTCATATTCATAAAGTAAAGAATTATTCATGGGATTTCATATCCCCTTGTGGAGAAAATTGTGAGGAGCTACTTTATATGGTCTAATTCTTTGTTGTCTAAATCTTGTTTTTAGTTGATTTGACAATAAATTACAATGGCAATATATGTACTAGACAATAATGCTCGTATCTCTGCAAAAATGTGGTCGCACCTGTGTTAGATCCTCAAGAAAATATAGTACTTTTGGAAGATCTGATACGCACCATGAGACATTTTGTGAAGAGTTCTAGCAACATAGGTGAAAATGTGGACAGGTTTACAAGTTTAGGATGAATGCTCCGCTAGAATGCTAAAGAGATTCAAGAGAACCACCTCTTTCCACTCTTAACTGCCTTCAGTTTCATAACAAGATCCTCTCTTTGTGCTTCTACTTCAGCATATTTAAGACTCATTTGAAAGTATCGTTCTCGAATGTCTTTTAATTCTGTTTCTAGTAAAGCCTTTGTCTGTTCGAACCTTTTCACCATTTCACTGTCCCAGTCTGATTTCTTGGAAGCCGGTGAATGTCCTCTACGTTCCTCGGTCTTGTATCTACATACATAAACAAGTATAGCAGCTCAAAAAACTCGAACATCATACACTACTCGATCCACATGCTTAAGAAATGCAGATGTTCTATTATCTTTGCTCTGTGAATGTATTGTATTCAATGTGTAGCAGAAATCCTAAGTTctatatacttttttttataatgacTTTACTAGGTAATTTCTTTAAGTTGAGTGACCTTTTGAGGAATTAACTCGTTTCATCAACCAGACTTGGTTTCTTGTCTCTTAGAACTCAAGGATAAGGTGGTAAGAGCCCATAGAACATATCATGTTCAAGTAAGGTCGTTAAGTTCTATATTGAAACATACCTTTGAAGCTGAATTTTGTACTTCTTATTTGCCTCTAATGCTTCAGCAAGCTTGTTCTCAAGCAATTGTATTCTAGCCAAGTAATCCACTTCAACAGAAGAAGTAATTCCGTCGGAGATACCATTTTCACCCTAAATGAACAAAAGTATTttgaaagaataaaaagggaGTTAAgcatttgaaagggaaaatttcAAACTCAAAAGACCAGCCCCATTGGTGATATATTTGCTCGATCTCTCCAAAAATGCAGCCAGGTGCGtgttggatcctccaaaagtagtgctTGTCCGGAGGATCCGATATAGGTGTGGAAACGTTTTTGGAGAGTCTGAGTCGCATACTACTTCAAAGGTGAAAATGAATAGAAGGAGATTAAAGGGAACCTCTGATTCTCTACTTTTGCGATCTGAATGAAGTCGATCAACCCGAAGTTCTTGGGACTGACTAAGCTTTTGAGGTGCTCTATTGAAGTTAGTGTACTTATTGGTGCTCTTTGGAGTATCATTCTGTTCAAACTGCAAAAGAACATGAAGTTCTGTCATTCATCAACATTTAAGTTATGCGAAAAAACAGTAAAAGCATAAAGAAAGAACATCGTCTAAACTAACCTTTTTGGAGTATAGCTTTTTCTCTTCCTCCATCATTTTCACTTCTGCTTCAAGTGCTTGGACTTTTCTCAAGCAATTATCCTTCTCCTCCTCCATCTTGTATATTTTCTGACGATATTGCTCATTTTCTCTCTTAGTTTCAGTAAGCACATTTCTCAATTCAGTCACTTGTGCACAGAATTTCTCCTTTTCAGTTAACTCACTTTCCATTTGCTCAACTTTTTCCTCCAAACAAATTCTCTTTCTATTGCTGATCTCCAATTCCAACAAGACTTTCTGCAAGTCGGAGATCTTACCAACAAACGAGGCCTTTTCAGCCTTCATTTCTTCAAAATCTCTGGATATTTTCTCCAGTGATGCTTCTAACTTTTCCTTTTCGGATATGCACTCCGTGAGCTCTCTCTTCAGATTGAACACTTCATCCTGAAGCTCCTTTGTTTTCTGCAACTGAAATTTCAGATTAGCACTTTCTTCATGAAGCTTTTGATGTTCATAGCGCGAAAGAGTGAGCTGCAACTCAAGGTCATTAATAGACGTCTTAAACTTTTCCTCAATCGTCCTATAATTTGGtaaaagtttcaaaatcttTGCATGATCAACCATCAGCTTCTCATAACTTAGTCTTGAAGCAGCAAGCTCCTTCTCAGCCGATGTAAATTTTGATTGAATGTCTTCAAGTGAAGATACGAGCTTTTCTTTGTCAGCACGTAAACTGGAAACTTCATTAACAGCCTCAGAAGCTAATCTCCTTTCCTCATCCATTTCAGAAATTTGCTTGGTTAGTTGTTCTACCTCTTTCTCGAGGCTCTCAACTTCTGTCAACTTCTCTGAATATTTCTGATTGGATAAGCTATCTTGTTGCACGAGTTTCTCAATTTTGTTCTTGTTCTCTTGAATGAGTTCGTTTAGTTCAGCGTTCATTCTCTCCTCTTTCAAGGAAAAATCTGTCAACATTGAATTGAGATTTTCTTCCAAAGCTCTAACCTTTATCAAACTATTAGACAAGCTTTTCTGTGATTCATGCAGTTGAGCTTCTAGCTGCACACGATACTCGTGCTGTTCCACATTCTTTCTTTCCATTTCAAGAAGATTCTGTAAAGATTCTTGTAACGTTTCATTCTCGATCGTGAGATCTCCACATTCTTCTCGAGCTTGTGACCATAGGGTCTGCATGTCTTCTAATTCTTCTTTGAGATCAGCAATGCTCGTTTTCGTCTCACTCTCCAACTTCTCAATTTCTTCTTGAAGATTCATTATGATTGACTTGGATTCTTCCAATTCCGATTGACGAGATTCTTCCTCAACTGTCATGAGCCTAATTTgtgcttccatattttcattCTTCTCTGTCAATCCTACTAACTGATCCTCCGATGTATGCTTTTCACTTTCTAGCTGTGCTAGTTTCCTTTCCAGAAGGTTGTTCTCAGAAACTCGAGCATCCATGTTATTGCTGAGCTCCTTATAATCACTTTGCAGATCATCCAAGCAGCTAGAGGTCATGGCACTTTCTCTCGAGAcaattttcatgttttcttcTACCTGATCCCTTTCCTTTTGAAGACCAGCTACTTTACCTTCTAGTTCTCTTTGATGCTCCAAAAGGCGGATTTTCTCCTCTTCATTTCTTTGTAACTCggatttttttttatccaaCTCTTTTAGTAGACCGGAACATTGCATTTGCAGTTCAGCCTTTGAGCTCTCATGTGCTTGAACCTCAAGACTGTAATCTTCCAGCTTTCTATTTCTCTCCTGGATCTCCTGTTCATGCTCTTTAAGACATTCCTCACATTCAACAATTCTAGTTTCTAAGAGATTGTTCAAGTCAAACAGATACGTAAGGACACAGCCGGTTGTCAATAGTTTTGAAGAGCTTGCTATGTCCTCGCTCAAATTTGCCAAGTTTCCCAGGTGATGTTTGCACTGATCACTTATCCTCGAAGAAAGTTTATGCCACGGTCTCTTTAGATGGTGGAAAGCTAGTTCAAGCTGCTTCACTAATTTAGTGAAGTCCTTGGAGTTCTCATTTTCACTAACTTGACTACCGGACTCCTTAAACTTGATCAGCAGGTCCAGGTTTTCCTGAGTAAGCTCAGAACAATCCCTCTCGAGCTCCAGTACTTTCTCTCGTAATGCTTCAATATCTATTATTAGCTCAGTACTAGATTTCTCGGAGTGTCCAGTCTCCGTCTGTATGTTCATTCTCCGTTCACTCTCAAGCTCATGATTTTTGTCTTGTAACGCCTTAGTGAGGGATTGAACACTTCTTTGCAATGTCTCTTCCGATTCTTTCCAAGATGAAAATTTCTCTATTTCCTCTTTCTGTTGTTCTATAGTTTCTTCCAGCTCCTGAAGAAGCGAGAGGAGCTCGATATTTGATTCCTGACTTCCTTTTAGTTGTAAGGCTAAACTGGCATTCAACTCCTGCTGATGTCTTATTTCATTTTCCAGTTCCTCCTTCTGACCTCTCGGTTGAAATATCGAATCCTCTGCCACATCGTGTTTCGTTGTTGACTCCTCCAACATTAGTTTGAGATTCTCAATCTCTCTTTTCAAATTACCTTGCTCTGAATAAGCAGCTGAGAGATCCATCACCAAGTCTGCTTGCTTTCTCGACTGAGACGTGAATTCCTCTCTCAGTATGTCCAAATCAAGCATGAGCTTCCGAGCATTTCTCTCCCACATCTTGGCTTCTATTCGGAGTTCTTCAATTGTATCTTCAGCAGCCTCCAGAAGGTTTCTTGAAGAGCCTGAATTCATCACAGAAGACGCTGTGAAATCTTTTCCGTTGTTCTGCAGATGCTCCATTGAAACTGTGGCTTTTGTATTATATGATGATGGGTTTGAAACAGTTTGATCATCGATGAAATGATTGTTCTGAGGTGAAGTATGGTCAGGACTTGCTCTAACTTGTTTGGAACCTTCATTCTTTAAGTGATTTCTGGAGGGTAACTTTTCTTTTCGTGTAAAACTGTCAGTTGATCTAAAGCTGTTATTTGATCCGGATGCCGAGAAACTTTCCTCCTGAAATGAAATGAAGAATTCATCAATCACACAGGACACTGAGTCTGGAAGAGAATTTACTACTTAAAACTGAGTTCAGTACAACACACAACAGAAAAATCAGATTATATTCTCTAAAATGAGGCTAATGTAGTGAGAAGGTGATAAATGAGATAGATCCAAGCTATGTTGCTCGGAATCTCCAAAAATGCAGTATCAGATCCTCCAAAAAAGCACTACTCCCATCTCTGTTTGGatgagtccgagcaacataggatCCAAGTATGCAGGCCTGTAAAGTTACAAGAATCCTCAAGTTGGTTTTCAGGACGACAAAAAGATAGTTAGAAGTTAGCGTTTGGGAATACTTCTTGATGAAGGAATATACCATAGGTTCATACTAATACGctatgttgctcagactctccaaaaatgttaCCATGTgagatcctccaaaaatgcactacAACCACTACTTTTTTTCTACTATCCGACGTGCACTGATCGGTATTTCTAAAGAGTCCGCGCAATATAGCTAATGCAAATACATCAAATgatcaaaaggcaaaagatttGATCCCAGATAGGGAGGGTCTAGTCTAAGTTACATAGCACAGAAACATAGTTATGCACTGATTGAATTTGATCTTAGAAAAATTGATCCTGAAAACTGTATCAGAAATAGATTTCCAGTGAAGATCCACATAATTCTACATTATACGTCAAAACCAGGATGCACGATATCCAGATTTCCCAACTCACACAAGTATTCTGGTTTAACTGTCAAAACTACTTGAAAGTCCAGTGTAAAAAGGATCATATGGGAGGTTTTCGTCCAGCCTAAGCaaactcatataatataatTGGCGTATGACTATAATAAGGGCATCCTGGTGCACAAAGCATCCTTCGTAAATCAGGATCAGGGTAAAGGACACATCAAAAAGGATTGTGATATAGGCAGCCTAAGCTGATGCAAGCATCAATAGCTGATTTCATGGCTTGAACATGTGACTTATAAGTCATACGAAGACAACTTTACCGTTGCTCCTAGTATCGCCTTCAGTGTATTACTATAATCTATAGGCAAAACATCATGCTACTATATTGGAAGCTTAACTTAAGAAAACTTAAACCTGTCAAGTTTAGCATAAAACAGTAAGAATGGATAGAAATTTGCATTAGTACCTTGATCTCAAATTTGCTTGGACCCAAGTTAGAGCCGGGATCATATGGAAGCACATTACTCCCAGCAGAGAAGTTGCCAGACTCATTCGATTTACTGTAAACATCATTATCTAAACCATGTTCTTCCATACCAGAATCTGAAGACTTCGATTCATCTCTGAAAGTATATAAAGAGTATTTAGTCAAATGACGATTCACTTCTACTTTATTTACTATGATGAATAAGTtaggattcatatagccgacCCCAACTTGTTTAAGACTGACGCGTAGTTATTGTTGTTAGTTAAATGATGACCAAGAATACTTGGGAATTTGACTGTTTTTGTCAATACCTGAATTTATTCCTTGGTGTTAGGCAGTGAATTTTCACCTGTAAACAAGATTGATAAGAATTAATGTAAAACAGTTGAAAAAATTCCACCTTATGTTTGTTGATCTTAGTAGTTTAGTGCTTGCCATAAGGTATTGTTTTTACATGGTCCAAATTTATAGCTATGTTGCTTGGACCCTCCAAAAATGTTGTCACACCCCTGACGGATCCTTTAAAATGGCGTAGCTTCTAAAGGATTCGACACTCAGCTGTATTTTCTAAGAGTCCGTGCAACATAGGTTTCTAGTAAAATATCACCACAATACCGTATAGGAAAATGGCAGGGAAACAAAGGAAGTATCGATCACAAGACTTACTTGTAGTGTTGTTCCATGATTGCATTTCTTTAAAGGAAGCAAGACAGGAGAAGACATTCTTGAACCAACATATGATGCTAGATTAATGGTTCCCTCTCCAAGTAGGCCAGATCTAGCAGAACCCTGTGTTAATGAAGCAATTAAGAAATCGAATA
This DNA window, taken from Solanum dulcamara chromosome 3, daSolDulc1.2, whole genome shotgun sequence, encodes the following:
- the LOC129882061 gene encoding uncharacterized protein LOC129882061; the protein is MFKLQRQNNKQDNSGERVDFRFSNFQLLQVPKGWDRLSLSVICVETGKTVAKLAKALVKNGSCQWLETLLESVWISKNDSSLELEESLYKFVVSMGSARSGLLGEGTINLASYVGSRMSSPVLLPLKKCNHGTTLQVKIHCLTPRNKFRDESKSSDSGMEEHGLDNDVYSKSNESGNFSAGSNVLPYDPGSNLGPSKFEIKEESFSASGSNNSFRSTDSFTRKEKLPSRNHLKNEGSKQVRASPDHTSPQNNHFIDDQTVSNPSSYNTKATVSMEHLQNNGKDFTASSVMNSGSSRNLLEAAEDTIEELRIEAKMWERNARKLMLDLDILREEFTSQSRKQADLVMDLSAAYSEQGNLKREIENLKLMLEESTTKHDVAEDSIFQPRGQKEELENEIRHQQELNASLALQLKGSQESNIELLSLLQELEETIEQQKEEIEKFSSWKESEETLQRSVQSLTKALQDKNHELESERRMNIQTETGHSEKSSTELIIDIEALREKVLELERDCSELTQENLDLLIKFKESGSQVSENENSKDFTKLVKQLELAFHHLKRPWHKLSSRISDQCKHHLGNLANLSEDIASSSKLLTTGCVLTYLFDLNNLLETRIVECEECLKEHEQEIQERNRKLEDYSLEVQAHESSKAELQMQCSGLLKELDKKKSELQRNEEEKIRLLEHQRELEGKVAGLQKERDQVEENMKIVSRESAMTSSCLDDLQSDYKELSNNMDARVSENNLLERKLAQLESEKHTSEDQLVGLTEKNENMEAQIRLMTVEEESRQSELEESKSIIMNLQEEIEKLESETKTSIADLKEELEDMQTLWSQAREECGDLTIENETLQESLQNLLEMERKNVEQHEYRVQLEAQLHESQKSLSNSLIKVRALEENLNSMLTDFSLKEERMNAELNELIQENKNKIEKLVQQDSLSNQKYSEKLTEVESLEKEVEQLTKQISEMDEERRLASEAVNEVSSLRADKEKLVSSLEDIQSKFTSAEKELAASRLSYEKLMVDHAKILKLLPNYRTIEEKFKTSINDLELQLTLSRYEHQKLHEESANLKFQLQKTKELQDEVFNLKRELTECISEKEKLEASLEKISRDFEEMKAEKASFVGKISDLQKVLLELEISNRKRICLEEKVEQMESELTEKEKFCAQVTELRNVLTETKRENEQYRQKIYKMEEEKDNCLRKVQALEAEVKMMEEEKKLYSKKFEQNDTPKSTNKYTNFNRAPQKLSQSQELRVDRLHSDRKSRESEGENGISDGITSSVEVDYLARIQLLENKLAEALEANKKYKIQLQRYKTEERRGHSPASKKSDWDSEMVKRFEQTKALLETELKDIRERYFQMSLKYAEVEAQREDLVMKLKAVKSGKRWFS